One window of the Salvia miltiorrhiza cultivar Shanhuang (shh) chromosome 6, IMPLAD_Smil_shh, whole genome shotgun sequence genome contains the following:
- the LOC130990868 gene encoding uncharacterized protein LOC130990868 yields MQQQQQPGKLHGQGLQPHQAQAVTVLRSGKVVNNKVEAPVEEPPKEARMEEQVKEPLQPREEEKEKEQEPVVKLHKATKPYKPPVPYPSRLKNEKLDQQFTDFYNMLAKVNVNLPLLDVIRNVPAYLKFFKELASKKRRFEDNEKILVSEVANSIMQQPLPTKQRDPGSFVINIALGNGKEASGMLDLGAGINLMPYSIFKQLELGNLKPTRMCLQLADRSVRYPHGVVEDILVRVGGLIVPVDFVVLEIGEVHENGKEHTLLLGRPFMATTNTLIDVKNGTIKMTVLGESVSFSVHHNRAMPSSSLTNECSYIDAIDGLAEIFFVHEQEVVEVFAGSANMEEFAREAEERERARKAKLPIDEAVVIDYATKIKPTLELKELPKNLKYVYLEGEAEKPVIISAELTHEQELALMEVLWKNKAAFRWGLADIKGISPATCMHRIHLEEGARPKRDGQRRLNPVLMEVVRKEILKLLAEGIIYPIADSEWVSPVHVVPKKGWITVILNDDQELVPTRPVTGWRMCIDYRKLNAATKKDHFPLPFIDQMLDHLAGHNFYCFLDGLSGYYQIAIAPEDHGFYRRFIKDFSKISQPLCRLLAQDVPFEFNDSCMHAFELLKLKLSTTPIVVAPDWVIPFEIMCDASNSAVGVVLGQRVDKMLRVIYYASLTLNSAQVNYTTTKKELLVVVFALDKFRAYIIGSKVIVHSDHAALRYLLTKSQAKPRLIRWILLLQEFDVEIKDRKGSENSVADHLSRLEQNEVESNDAAIYESFPF; encoded by the coding sequence ATgcaacagcagcaacaaccAGGGAAGCTCCATGGGCAAGGATTACAGCCCCACCAAGCCCAAGCTGTCACTGTTTTACGCAGTGGAAAGGTGGTGAACAACAAAGTGGAAGCCCCTGTGGAAGAACCACCCAAGGAAGCCCGCATGGAAGAGCAAGTAAAGGAGCCGCTGCAGCCAAGAgaggaggagaaggagaaagagcAGGAGCCCGTAGTGAAGCTCCACAAGGCTACCAAGCCATATAAGCCACCGGTCCCCTATCCAAGCaggttgaagaatgaaaagctggaCCAACAGTTCACCGatttctacaacatgttggcaaaGGTGAACGTGAACCTGCCGTTGCTAGACGTGATCAGAAATGTCCCAGCCTACCTGAAGTTCTTTAAAGAGTTGGCCTCCAAGAAGAGAAGGTTCGAGGACAACGAGAAGATTTTGGTGTCCGAGGTTGCAAACTCCATAATGCAACAGCCCTTACCGACCAAGCAACGAGACCCAGGTAGCTTTGtcattaatattgctttgggaaatggtaaggaggcctcgggGATGTTAGATTTGGGGGCTGGAATCAATttaatgccttactctattttcaaGCAATTAGAGTTAGGAAATCTGAAACCCACTCGTATGTGCTTGCAATTAGCTGATAGGTCGGTGCGGTATCCTCATGGGGTAGTTGAGGATATCCTTGTTAGAGTGGGTGGGTTGATTGTACCTGTTGATTTTGTTGTGCTTGAAATAGGAGAGGTACACGAAAATGGCAAAGAACATACCCTTTTGCTAGGAAGACCATTTATGGCAACTACTAACACATTGATAGATGTTAAAAATGGCACCATCAAGATGACTGTGTTAGGAgagtcagtgtctttctctGTGCATCATAATCGAGCCATGCCATCATCCTCACTCACTAATGAATGTTCTTATATTGATGCTATTGATGGCTTGGCCGAGATATTCTTTGTGCATGAGCAAGAAGTTGTTGAGGTTTTTGCAGGGTCCGCGAACATGGAGGAGTTTGCCCGTGAAGCCGAAGAAAGAGAGCGGGCCCGCAAAGCTAAGCTCCCCATTGATGAGGCCGTGGTGATTGACTATGCCACAAAGATTAAGCCAACCTTGGAGCTCAAGGAGCTCCCCAAGAACCTCAAGTATGTATACTTGGAAGGAGAGGCGGAAAAACCCGTGATCATATCTGCCGAGCTTACGCACGAGCAAGAGTTGGCATTGATGGAGGTTTTGTGGAAAAACAAGGCAGCTTTCAGATGGGGCCTTGCCGATATTAAAGGCATTAGCCCTGCCACTTGCATGCACAGGATCCACCTTGAGGAAGGGGCGAGGCCCAAGAGAGATGGCCAAAGGAGATTGAATCCAGTCCTCATGGAGGTGGTTCGCAAGGAAATCCTCAAGCTATTGGCGGAAGGGATCATCTACCCgatcgccgatagtgagtgggttagTCCGGTGCACGTGGTGCCGAAGAAAGGATGGATCACTGTCATCCTTAATGATGATCAAGAGTTGGTGCCAACCCGCCCCGTGACGGGATGGCGCATGTGCATCGACTACAGGAAATTGAATGCAGCCACCAAAAAGGACCACTTTCCCCTCCCCTTTATTGATCAAATGCTTGATCATTTAGCTGGtcataatttttattgttttcttgatggacTTTCAGGGTATTACCAAATAGCCATTGCACCAGAGGACCACgggttttaccggcgtttcattaaggatTTTTCTAAGATTAGTCAACCTTTATGCCGTTTACTTGCCCAAGATGTGCCTTTTGAATTCAATGATTCTTGCATGCATGCTTTTGAGTTACTTAAGCTTAAGTTGAGCACAACTCCAATTGTGGTTGCACCCGATTGGGTTATACCTTTTgaaatcatgtgtgatgccTCTAACTCCGCCGTTGGTGTGGTGCTTGGTCAACGTGTGGATAAGATGTTGCGtgtaatttactatgctagtcTCACCttgaatagtgcacaagtgaATTACACCACCACTAAAAAAGAGTTGCTTGTTGTGGTTTTTGCTTTAGACAAGTTTCGTGCTTATATTATCGGTTCTAAAGTAATCGTCCATAGTGATCATGCGGCTCTAAGATATTTGTTGACTAAGTCCCAGGCCAAGCCACGGCTTATCCGTTGGATTTTATtgttgcaagaatttgatgttGAGATTAAGGATAGAAAGGGGAGTGAAAACTCTGTGGCCGATCACTTGTCTAGACTTGAACAAAATGAGGTAGAGTCAAACGATGCCGCTATTTATGAGTCTTTCCCATTTTAG